In Alcaligenes faecalis, the sequence CGTGGAGCCTTCGGAAATAGCGACTTCATAGTCACCCGACATACCCATGGACAACTCACGGATGTTTTCAGCGTGGGGAATGTCGTTGCGCAACTGATCACGCAAATTGCGCAGCAGGGCAAAACAAGGCCGTACCCGTTCCGGGTCAGCGTCCATCAAGGCCAGGGTCATCAGACCTTTGACTTTCAAGGCAGAGAACTGTGGTAATTCGCGCACAAAAGCGTGCACTTCTTCAGGTGGCAAACCGAACTTGCTGTCCTCGCTGGAGGTGTTCACCTGCACGAAAACGTCCAGACTGCGGCCTTCAATTTGCAGGCGGCGGTCCAGTGCTTCAGCGGTCTTGAGCTTGTCCAGCGCATGAAATTCAGAGGCAAAGCGTGCAACGGACTTGGCTTTATTGCTTTGCAGGTGTCCAATAACAGCCCATTCCAAATCCGGCAGTTCTTCGCGCAGGGCTTCGTACTTGCCTTCGGCCTCTTGCACCTTGTTCTCGCCCAGCAAGCGGCAACCGGCCTGGTAAGCCAGGCGGATGCGGTCAATCCCGAAGGTTTTGCTGACGGTGAGCAAACGTACATCACCAGCGGCACGCCCGTAGCGCACGCAGGCAGCATCAATTCTTTGTTGTACCAGGGCAATGCGTTCCCGAAATGCCTCTACACTGGTGGAGGTGGGATAATGCTCGGTGTGAAGTAGATCAGGGGCGGATTCGGACATGGCGCACCAGTAAGGAAGAAAAAAAAGATAAACTCGACCCTGCGGGTCGCGCATAAACTATTATGTCATAGGTCAAAATGAA encodes:
- a CDS encoding YggS family pyridoxal phosphate-dependent enzyme, with the protein product MSESAPDLLHTEHYPTSTSVEAFRERIALVQQRIDAACVRYGRAAGDVRLLTVSKTFGIDRIRLAYQAGCRLLGENKVQEAEGKYEALREELPDLEWAVIGHLQSNKAKSVARFASEFHALDKLKTAEALDRRLQIEGRSLDVFVQVNTSSEDSKFGLPPEEVHAFVRELPQFSALKVKGLMTLALMDADPERVRPCFALLRNLRDQLRNDIPHAENIRELSMGMSGDYEVAISEGSTIVRVGQAIFGARATPNNFYWPVSDTATTS